CGGCACGCTTGATACGAAATATACGACCCGGCGCGGCTGTAGCTGACTCTTTATGGTGGGGTGTGCTCGTGACGTGAATTATTAGCCCTTCGACTCTCGGCGGACCCTCCGGGGGTAGGTTTGCGCGCGGGCGTGGCCTACCGAGGTGGCAGGCGTGGCCCCGACGCCACCCTCGAAAAACCTGCTCGCCTCCTCGTCCTCTACCCCCAAGGATACACGGAGAATTGATTCCGGACGGATTCCATTTCTTACGCCGTCGTCCTTTTCTTGCTGCTCCGCTCGGAGGACACCGTGCTCCGAACGGATCGACGCCAACCCCCTTACAAGTACCAACTTCCAACCCCCTTTGACACACCGTTCGGTGTTTCACTCTGAGACTCCAATTGATTCAAttcaaattgtaaattgtaaattgtaaattgtaaattcgaaattgtaaattgtaaattcgaaattgtaaattgtaaattcgaAATTGTAAATTAGCGTTACTCGGGAAAGGTTCTCTCGTTCGCCAAACTTATTTCTGCGGTTCATAATCTTGTTGAACCTACTCACCGTTTCGACGAGACCACGGTTCGAAGAGACGCCGTTTTATTAGgattgaatcgcgttatcgCTACTTCAATTTCAATCGATACGCCGCGCGATGTCGTTTTCAACACATCCGACGCAACGCTACTGGTTCGTGTTCCCCCTTGGTTAGGAAAATTCGGAAGCCTGATTGAAAAGCGAAGAAAACTTTATGACAAATGCCACCAACGGACCATCAAACTTTAACCGTTTTATTACCTTCTACGAATCCTTCCTTTCTGACCCGTTTATTTCATCTTTTTCTTCTGCTTGAAATTTCCGAGTTTTTCTCGTGAAAAGTGTGTACCGTCTCCGAAAAGAACCCTCTGCAGATCCGCGAGTATTCGCATAGTTGTCGATACCTAGAAAATCCTATTGCATTAGCAAAATAGGAAAGCCGGAAAGTCTGCAGTTATCTGGATTCCCCTCGAGAATCGACCAAGAAACTCTCGGAATCTCCATGTTTCTCGAGCAGAGGGCTGTGTAGCGAAAGGTGGTTCCACCATCTTCCCGCAGGAAGAGCAAGTTGTACGAGTGGATGAGGGCCGACCAGATGCCGGAGGAGGGAAACAGACGCAGAAAGGGATGGAACGAGCTTCGGAGGAGGAGGGAGACCAGCGGAGCTCTGTGCCTGCGTTTGTACAGTGGTAATGGGCTGTCAGAAGCAGACGTTCGCTGCTCCTGCCTTATATACGAACACACACCGTTACGCTCCTCCTGGCTCGGTTCCTATCGGCTTGCTCGTATTATCAACCCCACTGATTGCACCTCCCCCCGGCCACCCTTCTCGTTCTCTTCCTTCGATAACGTCTTCCCGTGGACCCATCGACTGGTATAACCAGTCAATTGTGCGCGTACCGCTCAACGACAATTTTCAAATACCGTGCACGGAATCATTCATCCACGAGATAACGCATTCTCCGTGATTCGACATGGCTCTTTTCTTCgccttcttcctttttctcgaGTAATCGACGATTCGATGGATACTGTGTTCTCTAGTTACCGATTCAACCATACAAGCTGACCTTTTCACCGCTTCAGTCTTCTGAAAATCACATTTCACTCGATGCATTCTCTCGAAATTATTCGGATTTTCAAATTATGGATTTTCAAACcataataaaattccatttagGCTTGTTACGGGACACGATTTTCAAGCATTCGCCTTTAGAAAACCTATTCAAAATCCAGTCGAATACTTAATGGATACTTGGAAAAATAGTCAACTGGGAGAATCTCGATATTTCCAATAGACTTTCCAAAGTTTCTCAAATCTAACTTTCACCCAAACTGGATCAATACTTGGACACTTTACAATGTAGAACATTCCTGATATGAATTTCATTGATGGTTCACGTACAGTGAAagatttttcattcattcttcCAGCTACATCGACCTCTTGTACCGTCTGCCCTTTCATCGATCCTATAGATTCTATAGATTCTACGGATTCTATAGACTCTATGGagatatttgttttatttcatcaTTTCTGGGGAGAAAAAATCTTTCTCCCTCCGGATTTTAAGCGGTGCCACGTGCTCGCCGGCTATCTCCAACGTGCCTATCCCTCTCTCGGAGTGATCAATACTGTAGGTCTTCTGCGGAAGACAGGTATGTGACTGGTCCAGATTTCAATTTGGAGACTACACAGGCGAAAAAACGATTCTCCTCCTTTTGGAGTCGTGTCGTCTTCGAAAacgattcaatttttatctggAAATGTGCAAACTTCTGTTTAATAATCTCTTTTCTTTAGTAACAATCAAAAATCTGACCAACGCTTTCCGTTTAAACACATTTTCAATCAGAAATTACAACTATAGCTGAAAAACACTTTGATCGTTTGCTTCTAATCGTTCTTTACTATTGTAGATTAAACAATGCGATTCAAGCTTTCGCGCATTCTTTTCAAGCTTTAACTATAAATCTACATGAATAATCATTTGACTATTTCAAACTTAAAGTAACACACCAGTGCTACCGACGACGGTGCTACAAACTAAAGGTTCGCTTTCAAAATGCCGGACGTTTTAAAGCCCTTTAATCGGGGACGGTTTTGTATACGTTAGCAATCTAATATTACAATGATACGATATCGCGATAAAATCTCAACGCAATTATAGATTAACGAATCCTATTTGGTGCCGTCCAATCTCGCCTTTAAATGAATCCACCTCTCCCACAGCAGAGAGGGCAATGTTTTCTGTACAGGTAGTAAAGATCTTCCGGAGGAACCCCAGTTGCATCGACATTCgattgtttttgttttcaatCTATTCTCAAGATCCAGAAATCTGTACTTGACTTCAACAAATGTTTGTGCCGTGATTCCTTTGTGTAGAAGTAACCTCcgtcaatttttcttatttcaagaCTCGAAAGTTTTGCAATTtccattcaaactttcaaacctacAAACTTATTTCTAgtgaaagaaatataacattccaTATCCACTCAGATCAGCTTTTCGTATTCTGCAACAGCATAGAGATGCTGTTTTGAATGCAAACTATGCACAGAGGAAATCTGATCATGAGTGATTAATTAAATGCTCTTGATACGTAAGGTGCTGATCAACTTGACAGTTCTAGCTGTGATTCTGGTGCTGTTTTATTGTTATCAGACATCAAATGGTAGACATTGGTTGGCACACACCGTTCCAGAACAGGAAAGTACCTCGACAACAAAGTCGAGTAGCTTTGGAGAAGATGAAACGTCCAATGCGCTTCTCGAGATTGAAAAGGTTTATTATAATGTCTGGTGCATTTTCACAAAAGTTGCTAGTAACTCACCGATGAAAAGGAAGTTTGAGATTTTTGCAGAATCTTTGCTCAGATTATCTTCTGTTGACATTGTGTTTCATGTAATAACCGATGATGACAGTAAGGACGTCGCAGAAAATGTGTTGGAAGGGATCTTGTTGTCGACAGAAAAGTTTATGAAGGTAAATATAATGTTCCGTGTTGGGAAACCCGTAAACGAACCAATAAAGAATTTCATACTTAACGCTACAATTCCATGGCTTGTacgattaatcgattaatcCATTTCTTCTGATTGATTTAGGTGCAATATTACGATGTCCACGAACTGGCATCCCAATTGGAAGACATTGTATCGGTAATGTCTCCACATTTCAGTAGTAAACCAGGAACATACTACTCGGATGCATTGTTTTTCTTATCTCTGGGTTTGCATCGTATAGCTCCGATAGAACAAAGTTTTGCGGTAATGTTCGATGCCGATACAAAGTTTCGTAAGGATATCAAGGAACTGTTCGAGGAATTTAACAGTTTCGGAGAGCAAGCCCTATTCGGTCTAGCTCCGGAGCTTACTCCGGTTTACAGACACGTTTTGTATCTGTATCGCAACAAACATCCGAATACATTTTTCGGAGAACCTGCCAAGTCGGGCGGTTACCCTGGCTACAACAGTGGGGTAGTACTTTTCAACTTGGATAGATTACGAAATTCTTCTGCCTACAATAATATCGTTAAAAAGGAAAGCGTCGACGCGATGactgaaaaatatcattttaaggTAGCTGTTCGAATGGAACAATTCATGGAAttggattatttttataatattaattatcaatggGAATACCTGCTTTCAGGGACATTTGGGAGATCAAGACTTCTACACGCTCCTAGGAATGGAAAGGCCAGAGTTGATTCACACCATTGATTGTGGTTGGAATAGGCAGTTGTGTACGTGGTGGAGAGACCGTGGTTATGCGGATGTGTTTGGAAATTATTCGAGGTGCGATTCGGAAACAAAATTATGGCACGGGAACTGCAATACTCCAATACCTGACAATTAATTAATGTTCGgcgtaatcatttttatatgaacATAAACATGACAATACGAGAGATCTCTTTTTCAATGATTGTTAGTGGATTTTTAAGGTGGATAATGTAGCTGTACCTGGTGCTGTTCAAGCGTTACATTGACAAGATTTTTTCAGAATGGGCAGCTCCGAATCAGTGATTGTTCGTTCGACGACGATACACGTTCATATCTTTCATTGtgataacaatatatttataaaaattgtttagtcTGTAAGCGAGATTGTTTCGCAGTGCCTATGAACTAGTTTGTAAGATGTTAATTTTCAgtgttgtatattttaaatatacattcgAAATAGAATACATACCACATTTCTGTCCTCGTAGGAGATGGGTGCTACTCTGTACAAAATGCCAACAATAAAAGATATATGTTAAGGATGCTACTGTACCAGCATGTTTTTttctactattaaaatatttacaagaatACATAATTCTGTTACTTTAATACCTGTAGTTTTCACGAatgtaagaatattattaaaatctactgactttttcttatatattattcacCTGTAGATCCTATCATCGGTCGTCTTGAATAAAAAGCAATGGCTTTTCTTGTTCGACTTTAATGGAACTGTAAGCGATACGTATATAAATAGGATTGACGCAGTATCATTATATTTGTTTACGTAAGGAaagtattaaatacaatatcgACAGTATACGCTATTCACAATACTACATACACTTATCGGACACGATTACCATTAGCTCTATAGAATATTCCCTCTCATTCTCGGAATCCATCAAAGAAATCACCGCTCCAGGTGTCTTGACTAACGATAAGAATTCTTCTGTAAAGCAACGTTATTTTCAACCAAGTATCAAcgcaacaatatatttttcactgaactgTTTAAACTGTGTGTATACAATACCTGTAAAACATTCTTCGGAACAATTCTTAATACAGTACCTTTAGTGGTCCGGTAATAATCGGTAATAATCGGTAATAATCAGCAAAAATGTAAACAGTGTAAAAACAAAAAGCGCAAGTCTTTTGTTAAATGATTTTTCGTTGTATCGAAGGGAACATAAATTAGAACAGCATCACCGTCATACAATTCAAACACAACTCTCGATTAAGATTATCATTACCATCATACGGATTATCATCCTACGACTGACCAGATTATCTCttgaaaaggagaaaaacaaAAAGACTATTCTGAGTTATATACGCACACCCTACTGTATATCTAGATTCGTTGTACggtacataaaataaaagatgTCACCTTTGGTCCCAGTGATAGAAACTTAAATGTTAAACGATTGGTTAGGACGTGTGTGTTAGTCGACGTAGGTTTAACCATTTAGACCTAACTCTGTACGTGTATGTACGTATGTGTTTCTGTGTGTTGTgtgcgcacgcacgcacgcgcgcgcttTTCTTTCGAGGGTAGAACAGAATGGTTGAGCGAACTAGAATGTAAAGGAAAAACTTAACAAGAAAAATCGCGTGGACTGCATCGCGTAATGAGCAAACTCGTTTCGAACGAACCCGAACGGTTCGTTGACTATTTGGACACGATAATGCGAACACTCTCCTCTGCCTTGTTTGTTCATATCGGAAAAGAAAACTTTACACGTTTATGCAATATGTACACTTTCGATCATTTAACGACAACCCTTCCTTTTCTGGTTGTCTGACTTTTTACACACGATATTTACATACGAATGATTTTCAAAACCGAACAAAAAATATATGCGTATACGAATAAATTCCTCagtttcgatgaatttttttacCCCTGCGACTTTATCAACAGCACCAAGCGCCATCTTGGATACGATGAATTTGAATAATCCGCCGTTAGGAATGGAAAGCGCTTAACATCTCTCTGCAGCCTGCAATCATAAATTTTCGTTAACTTGTAATCCGacgataaaatgtttaaaagctGCTTGAGAAAAGTACGAGAATCGAATTCATGGTATTATTCAAGATCCAGTGTTTCGTTTCCTTGTATATTCCCTATGTCTGATCGTTCCGTAATCTACCTTTTTCAAGGAGCccacaataataacaacaacagcaacaacaacaacaacaacaataataataatgataatgataataataatagaatgtcCGCGACACGGTCGCCCCGATCACGTCAAGATGCTTACGCTCTTCAGATTTTCGCGACCACCAAAGTTTCGAATCGATTCCAACAACATGTCCCTCGTATCTACTTGGACAGGCATTGATTTCGGTCTGGCGGTTTTCAAGGTGACCCCCGTGATAACAGGCATCGTAGGCGGTCTAGGTGGTTGAGGAATAACAGATGGCTCTTTCTTGTGTTCTTTCGTGTTGTTTTGGTTGCAGTGTTCTTCGTTTGCGGTCGAAATCTTGAAACTCTTTACAGTAGGCACGGGCTGCTGGCCGCCTTTGGTACCAATAATGCCATTCCGAAAAGGGAAGGTTCCCTGATTTTGGGGCTGCGCACCTACTACCGTGGCGAATCTGTTGGGTTTCGACGTGTCTCGGTTACCGGCGTTGCTTAGGCGCTGCTCGCCGACGGCATTATTGCTTCCCTCGGAATCGACGCGTTCGTTCTGCTTGTTCGAAGTAATTTCAATTTGGACATCCGAGGCCCGATTCAAGGTGGATCGTTTCGGTTTCGGCCGAAGGCAGACGTCTTGGCCGAAGGCCTTGGACAATTCCCGAAAGTTTAGAGGAGTTGTGTCGATCGCTGTATCCGCCGGCGGCGGCTTGGTCTCTGGCAAGCTTTTCTTCAGCTCCACTCCAGTCACCACGGGTTTATCGCTCGCTGGCTTCGACTCTATACGAACCTTGTTCAATACCGGCCTCTTAAAGCCCGTCGCAGTTGTATGCGTGATTAATTTCTTGGCTAATTCATTGGGTTCTCTCCTCTctgtaatttcaatttgattgcCCTTTTGCGGGGCCTTGTGCGGTTTCGTTTTGTTGTTGAAGTCGATCGAGCCGCTCGTCTCGTCCCTAATGCCGTTTATATTTACAACGGTTTTATTGCCGTTCACCTTGCGAGCGTCCAATTTGTAATCCGTGTCCCTTTTAATATGAACATTGACGCTCGGTCGCTCGGACCAGCTGCCCAAACTTATCGCTGGCGGTCCGGAATAGGTGTAACGCTTCGCGGTGGTCGCCGGTGGTATTTTCTTCGTGTCCGCCTCAGGTTTCTTGTCGGTGCAAGTCGATACTACATTCGAGTCGATCGAATGTTCCTTGGACGTAGTCTCGGGTCTGAAAGTCAATTATACCGATTACGCTTCGAACTCTCTcgttcttttctctcttccaaAGACGTACCTCGTTTTCTCAGGTAATACTGTGTCATCAGATTCTTTGGGCACATTTTCCTCCGACTGTTGAGCATTTTTCAACTGCGGTAAAATGCTTTTCAGTACCTGGAATACGATCGAACCGATTAGAAACCTAGCAAAGTCTATATAAGTTAAAGCATATACCTGTAAAGACTGCAGTTGCTTCTCTTTGGTGGGTTCCTCTTGCCGCTTCAGAATGTTGTCCCGCCATTGTGAGAACTTTTCGATGCTCCTGGTTGCATTCAGGTTGCTGATGCTCGTTGCTTTCTTCATCCCGGCGTCGTCCATTGCCGCCGCGTTTCTATTCTTCCCGGCATGTTCGTCATCACGCGTGGTCTCTTGAAACTTGGACTTGTCGCACACAGACACGTAGCTCTTCGACCTATGAATATTAGTCTTTTCGTTACCCGATTGCCTATGCAGGGATTCCGTATGTATCTTTGGTTCCAGCTTTCTATCACCGGTGTCATCCACCTTCGTCTTCACCTGCGACGTTCCTCCAACGTTCGATTCTTTCGCAGCTCTATCATCCCCATCGACCAAGTTGCTCCTGTTCCTGGAGAGTGTCACGAACGACTTGACGAACCTGTCATCGGTGGTCTTTCCTTGGGATTGCTTCTCCACTTCCTCGAATATGTTCCGACTTTTCTGTCTGGTGTAGGTGGTGATGGTAAAGTTCGACAATGTGTTGTCTATAGGCGCTATCTTGGGAGCGGACGAGTTGTCCGCAACTTTCTTAGACTCGAAATCCACGGTACTCTGAGGAAACGTACCTATTTTGGTCTCCAGTTCGCTGATCATTACCTTCTTCAAATTCGAGTCCGATTTCGATTGCAAATGGAATCTGTCTTGTTTGCTATTTTTCTTGTCTTCTTCGCGAAACACAGATTTCTTGTCCGCCGCTTCTCGTTTCGCTTTCTGTTCTCTGTCGTCCGATGGTTTCGCGTGTTCCTTGAGTTCGGAATCTCGAAAGGATTCGGGCGACGATATCACCTCGTTAAAGTCGTTGAAAACCGGCGAAGTAGAATCCCTGAAGGCACTCGGCGGAGCTGGAAGCTGATACTCCCAATCCGCGATAGACAGATCCTCGTCGGCTGCCGATACATAGTCCGACGTGTCTTGCTGCGAGTTCACCGTTAGATTCGGAGTACTGGTTTTCGCTATCGCACCGTCCGGGAAATCGTTGCTTTGCCGCTGTTTCGAGTCCTCTTCCTCGTTTAAGGTCTTCTCGGCATTCGTTGTTCTCGACTTTGCCTCGACGAGGGAAACGAATCTCTCGACAGGTACTTGACTCAACGTTGAAGCAGGTAAAGAGTTGGACAGCGTGTCCGACACCTTTTGCAGCAAAACGTCCGTCTCCGAGGGGTTGCAATCTGTTAAAAATGTAATCGTGAGACGCGAGTACGACGCGTTGTTGCGAAACTAACAATGTTTGCCCGGTCAAAGAATATATCAAAGTTTTCACAAGTAGAAGAAAcgagaataaacgaataaacgaaaaaGCGTGCGAGAGTTTTGTACACGGTGCAACTTGACCTTGAAGCAACAATCCCCGTGTAACGCGGCGCCATCgctaaagaaaataaagagaataaaggaaataaaggaaaagCAGAAAATTCCAGAAAATGTGAACGAACGAAAGTGTACAACAGACGGGtttcttgaaaataagtagAATACAGAGATGTAGAGAGTCTCGTAGTTATCTCATAAAGATAACGATGCTAcagaaggaagagagagagagagagagagagagagagagagagagaaagagagagagacccGGAGAGAGATTTAAGAACATAATTTATAAGAAGTTACAAATGCAAGTTAAAGGTGATTTTAGTGTCAGATCCTAATCAAGATTCTGCGGTTCTATGGAAAGAAACTAACGTTCGTATCGTCATTCGAGAATGTTTCGAGCGACTTCCTGTAAGATCACAAGGGACAGATCAAAGTGGATGCCCAACACCGTCCGTTAGTAATATGCAACATGCACCTGATGTACCCGATCCGCAACTGGATTCACCTTCACCCTCACCCTGGACGAAACAACGGTGGATATCAGCGGTGTTTCGCTCGGTTCTTGGTTCTTGCGTAACATTTCCACCGAACTGATCCGATCGTGCAGATAATAAACCAACATTGGACGCCACGTTCAGATTTAAAGCGAACGTGATATCCTCCGAATGCGAAGTGAAATGCCTCTTTTGCTTTTCCAACGAGTTGGTTTCAAAATCGTTCGATTTCGACGCCGTTCGAGGGATCCTCGGTCTCCTCGATTCCTTCGCACCTTCCCCGCTTCTGTGCCGATCATTCGCGCGATCGGTGTTGTTCCCTCTCGACTCGGCGTGTTTCTTCTTAAAGAATAAATTCCCGTTGCTCTCGGCCAATTCGGCCAGATGTTCGCACTTTGGCATGGTCGAGATCACTGCGCACAGTTTCTTCTCTTGACCGGCAACCGTTTCGGCGATCGGTGAGCTCTGTCGACGCTGCGTTGCAGGCACAATTGCCAGTTCGCTGTTGGCTGATACTACCTTGATCGGCCGATCTTTTTCTTCCAACGGCAGCGAATCGTAATCGAAGGACGCTTGGCTGTGTTCGATTCCAGGAGTCAAGAACACCTCATCCTCGCTGGTGGAACAGGTGGATGCGACGTCTGGTTTGTCCTGATCCTCCTCGAGTTTCCGATCGGACACGGCGGAACTCGTGCCATCGCCAACAGCGGGTGTTCCCGGAAGGACGTTCGAACTCGCGTCACTCGCAATACTTTTGCTGGCAGAGTGTGCAGGAGGAGGTGGACCTTTTGCGAAATGATCTACGTTGCCGGAGTTCGAGGGTAAAGCTCTACTCAACGGGGAAGGTGGTGCCAACTTGCGCTTCGGAACTTGAGGTCTCACCGACGTGTTACCGCTGGTGGAGGTCTTTCTAGGCTTGGGAAGCGGAACAGGTTCTCCAACTGTActcggaggaaaagaaaaagaagaaaccgtcACCTATAGGTGAAATTAGCAAGCGGGTGGTGGTCGGGAACCGTTTCTCTTGGGAAAGTTTTTGTGCAATCGGCGCAACTTGATTAGAGCATGCAAGATAAGGGTAGCGATAACTACGATACTTTTCTAATTACAGTAAGATCGACTAATATATAGAGCCCTAGTAAGAGACGGAACGGAAACATCGCCGCTAGAAAAGGAGAGTACGAATGATAACGTCTAAACGAATTCTCCGGCTCGACTCTCTAAAATGGAATTCAACTGAATCAAAAACCTATTCCAGCTTTGCGTGGATTCTTCTCTACTCACTAGTCCAGGCGGAGGGGGTTCCAAGATGCTCAGCTTTTTCTCCGACTCTAGCCTACATTCGCTACGCTGGACGATGGGAAGAGACGGCAATTTATCGACATTATTAGGAATCGAATCCACGATGGTCACCGGAATGTCCAAGGGTTTCGTTGAAATCGCGAATATCTGCAGGTTACTCAAAGGCGGCGCCGAAGGATTGGGCCTGTGATTATCGTCCGGATCGTCGAACGAATCTCTACCGACACTAGACAAAATGGATCCGTCGTAGCACTTGGTGGTGCTCACGTTTCCCAACTTTGGCTGCCTACTTTCCATCGACGATGTCTCTAATCGATTACCGGACACGTGATTTTTCACAGAGAAGCTTCGGTGACTCGACAAATTGACCCTTTCGAAACTACCATCCCTCGGCTTGAAATCATTCTGAAAACTCAAACTATACTCGAGCGTTTTAGCTTGATGCCCGCCGTCGCGAACACGGTTGTCCGAGCGAGGGCTTCCCGAACGAAACCCCAACGTTTCGTAGTCCGGCGTGTACTCTGGCTGACGCGCGCGTGCCGATATATTATGCAAATCGGCCAAAGTCTGCATTCTGATCAATCTGCTTCGAGATCTGAGCAAACTCTGACCGCCGCTATCGAATAACTCGACGCTGTCGCGAGCATCGAAATATTCCGAAGAAGGAACGTTCCTACACGCGAAGCTCCGAAACTTGTGAACTTTGGGCCGCGACTTTGAACTTTGGGTTTCTGAGTCCAAGGACGCGGTTAACGACCTGGTCAACCGTACCAACTTGTCGTCGAGCGATTCGTCGTCGTTTCTATTCGTGCCAGACCTACACTCCTCGATCTTGGAGTGCAGTTTCACCTTTTCAGGATCAAAGAGACTTCGATGTCTCCTAATCGTTGCCGTTCCTTCCCCTTCCTCTACCACTCGTTCGAAGCTATTCATCGACACGAAACTGTAGGAATGCACGCTATCCTGTACGCTAGCGCAACTACGTACTAGCTTACCTCTCTTGCTGGGAACTCTAACGTCTACGGGAGCCTCTTCTACGGGCACAGTGTGTCCTTCGTTACTGGGCGGTAACTTAACGTTTACGGATCCTGATCTGTGACGCGATTCGACGTCCATTTTCCCAGCTTTCGCCTCTACGCACACCGTCGAGGATCCCGTATTTGCGAAATCGATCTTTGCACCCACGGTGGTCACCCCGATGTCCGAACTAGCCTTTGGTCGCTCCTCGATGTCCGAGTTGGCTTTGGACGGAGCACCGATGTCCGACGGAGGCTTGGAGGGATCCATGTCCGACGTGAGCGACTCCTCGGAGTCGACGATGCGCTCCAGCGCCTGGGTGGAGATTGCCGACGACAGAGGTCTGGTCACCGGAGGGAGAGGCgcgttccttttctttctcagACCTGTCGAAAACCGCGCGTTCTTGCCAGATGCTCTTATTCGAATAACCAACCTCTACTCTACGTCTGTTTCACGCCTACTTTAAACGAAATTACTGTTCTAACGAAGAGACAAAGAAACTATTAAGTCATATATAAGGGGGATCGTGGGACACAGTACCACGGAAGGAATTCTACCTGTGGAACTCAACGAGGTGCTGCTAATTCCCCGGGAAAGAGTACCAGGAACACTAGCCAAATTGCTGAGGCTCTTACTGGACTGTGAGGTGTGGGCTAACTTTCTCGGCGTCTCGGACGGAAATTTGCTTCTTCTGGGCAGGGTTTCCGGCAGTCTCCCGGCCGAATCAGGATTGTCGCTCA
The window above is part of the Nomia melanderi isolate GNS246 chromosome 2, iyNomMela1, whole genome shotgun sequence genome. Proteins encoded here:
- the LOC116430769 gene encoding uncharacterized protein LOC116430769 isoform X5, with product MDITLHSHPTELAFAVGTRAVLIVRLRVRFLHGIEWNREERPSRMVLTVTEDTPADMLAGSMELLVQLPREHHQQTQRVTVQRSTPMMDLLVQIATAHKLAASSYTLQAIGERGMVLPHQPNTPIGALDALQVKLLPKQGTFVPRKTKQANQPFETTFRLQQVHLPRNQLYVSRVSPRMNLAEILDEVCREKNLDRSKYELRHPANLETLDLSLSLQDYHLQEVTLYAKQGRTLGSALSTQDIMALHRQEERRRQQAKQSVFGFAFKKSKECSLSTDSLGGRSASPARSDETGRSTSPLQPPARPQRKRRPAPKPPVPAQPEGAEENAADSCKDKVVISHSRNSSDSSGYHEASVLSDNPDSAGRLPETLPRRSKFPSETPRKLAHTSQSSKSLSNLASVPGTLSRGISSTSLSSTGLRKKRNAPLPPVTRPLSSAISTQALERIVDSEESLTSDMDPSKPPSDIGAPSKANSDIEERPKASSDIGVTTVGAKIDFANTGSSTVCVEAKAGKMDVESRHRSGSVNVKLPPSNEGHTVPVEEAPVDVRVPSKRVGEPVPLPKPRKTSTSGNTSVRPQVPKRKLAPPSPLSRALPSNSGNVDHFAKGPPPPAHSASKSIASDASSNVLPGTPAVGDGTSSAVSDRKLEEDQDKPDVASTCSTSEDEVFLTPGIEHSQASFDYDSLPLEEKDRPIKVVSANSELAIVPATQRRQSSPIAETVAGQEKKLCAVISTMPKCEHLAELAESNGNLFFKKKHAESRGNNTDRANDRHRSGEGAKESRRPRIPRTASKSNDFETNSLEKQKRHFTSHSEDITFALNLNVASNVGLLSARSDQFGGNVTQEPRTERNTADIHRCFVQGEGEGESSCGSGTSDCNPSETDVLLQKVSDTLSNSLPASTLSQVPVERFVSLVEAKSRTTNAEKTLNEEEDSKQRQSNDFPDGAIAKTSTPNLTVNSQQDTSDYVSAADEDLSIADWEYQLPAPPSAFRDSTSPVFNDFNEVISSPESFRDSELKEHAKPSDDREQKAKREAADKKSVFREEDKKNSKQDRFHLQSKSDSNLKKVMISELETKIGTFPQSTVDFESKKVADNSSAPKIAPIDNTLSNFTITTYTRQKSRNIFEEVEKQSQGKTTDDRFVKSFVTLSRNRSNLVDGDDRAAKESNVGGTSQVKTKVDDTGDRKLEPKIHTESLHRQSGNEKTNIHRSKSYVSVCDKSKFQETTRDDEHAGKNRNAAAMDDAGMKKATSISNLNATRSIEKFSQWRDNILKRQEEPTKEKQLQSLQVLKSILPQLKNAQQSEENVPKESDDTVLPEKTRPETTSKEHSIDSNVVSTCTDKKPEADTKKIPPATTAKRYTYSGPPAISLGSWSERPSVNVHIKRDTDYKLDARKVNGNKTVVNINGIRDETSGSIDFNNKTKPHKAPQKGNQIEITERREPNELAKKLITHTTATGFKRPVLNKVRIESKPASDKPVVTGVELKKSLPETKPPPADTAIDTTPLNFRELSKAFGQDVCLRPKPKRSTLNRASDVQIEITSNKQNERVDSEGSNNAVGEQRLSNAGNRDTSKPNRFATVVGAQPQNQGTFPFRNGIIGTKGGQQPVPTVKSFKISTANEEHCNQNNTKEHKKEPSVIPQPPRPPTMPVITGVTLKTARPKSMPVQVDTRDMLLESIRNFGGRENLKSAAERC